Proteins from one Mucilaginibacter jinjuensis genomic window:
- the lipA gene encoding lipoyl synthase: MIDLPVIPANQVQRKPDWLRVKLPVGKEYAHVRSLVDTHKLHTICESGNCPNMGECWGAGTATFMILGNICTRSCSFCAVATGRPLAVDTDEPNRVANSVKLMQVKHCVITSVDRDDLKDGGSIIWAETINAIRRESPETTLETLLPDFRGNWDNLKRVTDVRPEVVSHNLETVRRLTREVRIQAKYDRSLECLSHISAAGLRTKSGIMLGLGETEEDVFEAMDDLLKAGVHILTLGQYLQPTRNHHPVVDWIHPDQFKRYKEIGEEKGFKYVESGPLVRSSYHAEKHLFEI; encoded by the coding sequence ATGATTGATTTACCCGTAATACCAGCCAACCAGGTTCAACGTAAGCCAGATTGGCTAAGAGTGAAGTTACCGGTTGGAAAAGAATACGCTCATGTACGCAGTTTGGTTGATACACACAAGCTGCACACCATCTGCGAGAGTGGTAATTGCCCTAATATGGGCGAGTGCTGGGGAGCCGGTACGGCTACCTTTATGATACTGGGTAATATTTGTACCCGTTCATGTTCGTTTTGCGCGGTGGCAACCGGCAGGCCCTTGGCTGTTGATACAGACGAGCCTAACCGCGTAGCTAATTCAGTAAAATTGATGCAGGTTAAACATTGCGTAATTACATCTGTTGACCGTGACGATTTAAAAGATGGCGGCTCTATCATCTGGGCAGAAACCATCAATGCCATCCGTCGCGAAAGCCCTGAGACTACATTAGAAACTTTATTGCCCGATTTTAGAGGCAACTGGGATAACCTTAAGCGTGTTACCGATGTAAGGCCAGAGGTTGTATCGCATAACCTGGAAACCGTGCGCCGCTTAACCCGCGAAGTACGTATCCAGGCTAAATACGATCGTAGTTTAGAGTGCCTGAGCCATATTTCGGCAGCAGGTTTACGCACCAAGTCTGGCATTATGCTGGGCCTTGGCGAAACAGAAGAAGATGTATTTGAAGCTATGGACGACTTGTTAAAAGCAGGCGTACATATATTAACATTAGGACAATACTTACAACCAACCCGCAACCACCACCCGGTTGTTGATTGGATACACCCTGATCAGTTTAAACGTTACAAAGAAATAGGTGAAGAAAAAGGATTTAAGTATGTAGAAAGCGGGCCGCTGGTTCGTTCATCTTATCATGCAGAAAAACATTTGTTTGAAATCTGA
- a CDS encoding RNA polymerase sigma factor → MAAEALYDMYSASLYGVIVRIVIDTAVAEDVLQESFVKIWQSFSSYSAEKGRLFTWMVNIARNLSIDKIRSKDFKNQTKNQELENNVTFIDEQKNTVYKPELLGIRDLVQKLKPEQKSILDLVYFKGYTHVEAADELGVPLGTIKTRLRMAIQQLRKSFN, encoded by the coding sequence ATGGCGGCCGAAGCATTATACGATATGTACTCTGCTTCATTATATGGTGTTATCGTAAGAATCGTAATTGATACTGCCGTTGCCGAAGACGTTTTGCAGGAAAGTTTTGTCAAAATTTGGCAATCCTTTTCCAGCTATAGCGCCGAAAAAGGCCGTCTGTTTACCTGGATGGTCAATATTGCCCGTAATCTATCTATAGACAAGATCCGCTCCAAAGACTTTAAGAACCAAACGAAAAACCAGGAACTTGAAAATAACGTAACTTTTATAGACGAGCAAAAAAACACGGTTTACAAACCTGAGTTGCTCGGTATAAGGGATTTAGTGCAAAAGCTGAAGCCTGAACAAAAGTCGATTCTTGACCTGGTGTATTTTAAAGGTTATACCCATGTGGAAGCCGCCGATGAACTTGGCGTGCCCTTGGGGACTATTAAAACACGATTAAGAATGGCTATTCAGCAGTTAAGAAAAAGTTTTAATTAA